GGCGCGATCGCCTCCTACGAGAAGATCGACGACATGACCGTCGCGATCACCACCAAGGAGCCGGACGCCACGTTCCCCTACCAGATCGCCGGCATCATGTATTCGAGCCCCGCACAGTGGGACAAGCTCGGCGGCGACTGGGGCAAGTTCGCGCAGGAGCCCTCCGGCACCGGCCCGTTCATGCTCGACCGCCTGGTCCCGCGCGAGCGTGCCGAGCTCGTGAAGAACCCGAACTACTGGGATCCGGACCGCGTTCCGGCCTCCGACCGTGTCATCCTGATGTGCATGCCCGACGCCTCGACCCGTGTCGCCGCGCTGCTCTCGGGCCAGGTCGACTTCATCGAGGCGCCGTCGCCGGACGCCGTGCCGCGGCTGAAGTCCTCGGGGATGCAGATCGTCACCAACGTCTACCCCCACATCTGGCCCTACCAGCTCTCCTACCAGCCGGACTCGCCGTTCCTCGACCTCAAGGTGCGCAAGGCGGCGAACCTTGCCATCGACCGTGAGAGCCTGTCGCAGTTCCTCGGCGGCCTCGCCGTGCCGGCGAAGGGCCAGGTGACCGAGGGCCACCCCTGGTTCGGGAACCCGACCTTCGACATCACCTACGACCCCGAGCAGGCGCTCTCGCTGATGCAGGAAGCCGGCTACGGGCCGGACAAGCCGCTGCACATCAAGCTGCTGATCTCGACGTCCGGATCGGGCCAGATGCAGCCGCTGCCGATGAACGAGTTCATCGCCGAGAACCTCACCGCCGTCGGCTTCGACGTCGAGTTCGAGGTGTTCGAGTGGGAGGCGCTGCGTGCCCGCCGCCGCGCCGGCGCCATGGCGCCGGAGAACGAGGGCGCCGACGGCCTCAACAACTCCTGGGCCTTCTGGGACCCGAACATCGGCATCCTGCAGGCCGCCGCGTCCGACATGACGCCGCCGCGCGGCTTCAACTGGGGCGGCTACTCCAACCCCGAGATCGACGAGCTCGCCAAGAAGGCGAAGGTTGCCTTCGATCCGGCCGAACAGGACAAGCTGCTGGGCGAGATCCACACCAAGATGGTCGACGACGCCATGTGGATCTGGGTCGTGCACGACCTCAACCCGCGCGCCCTCGGCCCGAACGTGAAGGGCTTCGTCCAGGCGCAGAACTGGTACCAGGACCTGACGCCCGTCTACGTCGACAACTGAGCCCGGCGGCGGCGGCCCCTCCCGGCCGCCGCCGTGCCCCTTCCGGTGCGCGCGCCGCTCCGAGGCGCGGCACCGGCCGCCAGGGGGCGACCCGCGCGAACCCCAATAGGACGGAGCGCTTGATGCTTCTCTACGTGATCCGCCGCCTGCTCCTGGCGATCCCCATCGCGATCGGCGTGACGATCGTCTGCTTCTCGCTGATCCACCTGGCGCCCGGCGATCCGCTCTCCACGGTGCTCCCCGACAACGCGACGCCCGAAGTCGTCGCCGAGATCCGCGCCGCGTACGGCTTCGACAAGCCGCTTCCCATCCAGTACCTCGTCTGGCTCGGCAACGTCGCCTCCGGCGACTTCGGCCTCTCCATCCAGTCCCGCCGCCCCGTCCTCGGCGACATCATCCCGGCGGTGAAGAACACGATGATCCTCGCCTTCGCGGCGGTCCTGATCGGCTTTCCGTTCGGCACCATCCTCGGCGCCATCGCCGGCTACCGGCAGGGGAGCGCGACGGACAAGGTGGTGACGGCCATCTCCATCACCGGAGTCTCGGTGCCGCACTACTGGCTCGGCATCGTCCTCGTCGTCATCTTCGCGGTGAACATGGGCGTACTGCCGGCGATGGGCATGGGCCCCGGCGGCCAGTCGGACTTCGCGCTCAACTGGGCGCACCTCAAGCATCTCCTGCTTCCCGCCATCACGCTCTCGGTGATCCCGGCCGGCATCATCGCCCGGTCCGTGCGCGCCACGGTGGCGGACGTGCGCAAGAAGGACTTCGTCTCCACGCTGCGCGCCAAGGGCCTCTCGCCCTCCCGGGTCTTCCTGCACGTCGCCAAGAACGCCGCGCCCGTGGTTCTCGCGGTCTGCGGCCTGCAGTTCGCCCAGCTCCTCGGCGGCTCGATCCTCGTCGAGACGGTGTTCTCCTGGCCCGGCACCGGATTCCTGATGAACAGCGCGATCTTCACCCGCGACCTGCCGGTGCTGCAGGGGACGATCCTCGTCCTGTCGCTGTTCTTCGTCGTCATCAACCTCCTCGTCGACGTCCTGCAGACCGTCTTCGACCCGCGCATCCGCCGCGGCTGACCGGAAGGCCATCATGACCGACGCCACCGTCACCACCATCGCGCCGGCCCGCGCCGCCGCCCCGGTCCCCGCGACGCTCGGCTACTGGGGCGGGGTCGCGCGGAGGCTGCGGCGCGACCCGCTCACCCTCATCTGCCTCGGCGTGATCCTCGCGATCGTGCTGGCGGCGATCTTCGCGCCATTCGTCTCCCCGGCCGACCCCTACAAGACCAGCATGATGGCGCGGCTGAAGCCCGTCGGGACGCCCGGCCACCTGCTCGGGACGGACGAGCTCGGCCGCGACATGCTCGCCCGGCTCATCTACGGCGGGCGCATCTCGCTCTTCACCGGGGTCACGCCGGTGGTGCTCGCCACCCTGCTCGGCGGTGTCCTGGGCCTCGCCGCGGGCTTCTTCGGCGGCCTCGTCAACACGGTGATCATGCGCACGATGGACGTCTTCTACGCGTTCCCGTCGGTGCTCCTCGCTGTGGCGATCTCGGGCGCGCTGGGCGCCGGGCTGCTCAACGTCCTCATCGCGCTGACGGTGGTGTTCATCCCGCCGATCTGCCGCATCGCCGAGAGCGTGACGACGCAGGCCCGGTCCGAGGACTATGTCGAGGCCGCCCGCGCGACCGGTGCCGCCACCTGGCGCATCATCGCCGTGCACGTGCTGCCCAACGTGATGGGGCCGGTGTTCATCTACGCGTCGAGCCTCAACTCGGTCTCGATCGTCATCGCCTCCGGCCTCTCTTTCCTCGGCCTCGGCGTCAGCCCGCCGCAGGCGGACTGGGGCCTGATGCTCAACACGCTGCGCCAGTCGATCTACATCGCGCCGGGGCAGGCGGTGATCCCGGGCGTCATGATCTTCATCACCTCCATGTGCTTCAACCTGATGAGCGACGGGTTGCGGGGCGCCATGGACGTCAAGGAATAGGAGCCCGGCGATGACCGATACCCTGTCCCTCGCCCCGAAGGCCTCGCCGCGCACGCATCCGGTCGCCGATCGCGGCGGCCCGCGTCAGCCGATGCTGATCGTGGAGGACCTGAAGAAGCACTTTCCCATCAAGAGCGGCGGCGCGTTCGGCGGCGTGCGCTCGACGGTGAAGGCGGTCGACGGCGTCAACTTCACCGTCGCCAAGCGCGAGACGCTCGGCGTCGTCGGCGAATCCGGCTGCGGCAAGTCCACGATGGCGCGGCTCCTGAGCCACCTCATCATCCCCGACGAAGGGTCGATCATCTTCGACGGCGACAAGGTCGGCTCGTCGGGCGGCATCTCCGTGCGGGACCTGCGCCGGCAGATGCAGATGGTCTTCCAGGACTCCTATTCGTCGCTCAACCCGCGCCTGCCGATCGTCGACTCCATCGCCTTCGGCCCGAAGGCGAGCGGGGTGAAGAAGTCCGTCGCGCGGGCCCGGGCGGAGGAGATCCTCGGCCTCGTCGGCCTCAATCCGCGGCAGTTCGCGCGACGCTATCCGCATCAGCTCTCCGGCGGCCAGCGCCAGCGCGTCAACATCGCCAGGGCGCTCGCCATGGAGCCGAGACTGGTGGTGCTCGACGAGGCGGTCTCGGCGCTCGACAAGTCCGTCGAGGCACAGGTCCTGAACCTGCTGGCCCGCCTCAAGGAGCAGTTCGAGCTCACGTACATCTTCATCTCCCACGACCTCAACGTCGTGCAGTACATCTCCGACCGCGTGCTGGTGATGTACCTCGGCCAGGTCGTCGAGATCGGCGACGTGGACGAGCTCTACGAGCGGCCGTGCCATCCCTACACGCAGGCGCTCCTGTCCTCCCGTCCGTCGATGGACCCGGCCCGCCGCCGCACCGAGCCGCCGCTGTCGGGCGACCCGCCGAACCCGGTGAACCTGCCGTCCGGCTGCCGTTTCCGCACCCGCTGCGCGCTTGCCGAGGACGTGTGCGCCAGGGTGGCCCCGAAGCTGACCCCGCTGCCGGGCAGCGCCTCCCACCCCGTCGCCTGCCACGCCCGCATCCCGGGCGGCGGGCACAGCCTGTCCCCCGCCGCGTGACCGCAAGGATGGCCGCCATGATGAGCCCGGGTGCAAGCCAGCGCGCCGAGACCCCGCCCGACGCGCCGGCCGTGCCGAAGGATCGCCTCGTCACCGTCGAGGACCTCAACGTCCGCTTCGTGTCCCGCGACGACGACGTGTCGATCCTCAACGGCGTCAGCTTCACGCTCGACAAGGGGGAGGTGCTGTGCCTGCTCGGCGAGTCCGGGTCCGGCAAGAGCGTCACCCTGCGGGCGCTGATGCGCCTGCTCCCCGGCAACGCGCGCATCTCCGGCAAGGTGATGGTCGACGGCAACGACATCGCCGGCATGAAGGAGCGTCACCTTCGCCGCCTGCGCGGCTCGACCGTGGCGATGATCTTCCAGGAGCCGATGACCGCTCTCGACCCGGTCTTCACCATCGGCCAGCAGATCGTCGAGACGCTGCGCGCCCACAAGGGCCTCTCGGACGGTGCCGCCCGCAAGCGCGCGCTGGAACTTCTGGAGCTGGTGCAGATCCCCAACGCGCCGGCCCGCCTCAAGGCCTACCCGCACGAGCTGTCAGGCGGTCTGCGGCAGCGCGCGATGATCGCGCTCGCGCTCTCGTGCGACCCCAAGCTGCTGCTCGCCGACGAGCCGACGACCGCGCTCGACGCCACCGTGCAGATTCAGGTCCTCCTCCTGCTGCGCGAGCTGCAGCAGGAACTCGGCATGGCGACGGTGTTCGTCACCCACGACATCGGCGTCGCCTGCGAGATCGCCGACCGGGTCGGCGTAATGTACGCCGGCCGCCTCGTCGAGGGGGCGGACGTGGGGCGGATCATCAAGGAACCGCTGCACCCCTACACCAGCGCCCTGATGCGCTCGACCGTCCACGCCGGCATGCGCGGGCAGGTCCTGGACTCGATTCCCGGCGCGCCGCCGGACCTCGCCGCGCTGCCTCCCGGCTGCGCCTTCGCGCCCCGCTGCCAGGAGGCACGGGCTCTCTGCACCAAAGACCAACCCGATGTCACGAGCCTTCCTGCCGGCCGTACCGTACGCTGCCATATCCATGGTGCAGAAGCGGCATGGCGCGCCTCGCCGCCGCTCGGAGAATGAGCTTGGCATGACCCTCTCGACGTTCGGCCTCTTCCTCGCCACCCACATCCTGGGGGCGTTGGGAGGGGCCGGGGCCTACGCACTCGGCGTGCCGCTGGCCTGGATGATCGGCTCGCTCGTCGTGACCGCGATCATCACCCTTTCTGGCTTTCCCACCACCACGCGGCGCGTCTGCCGCAACGGCGGTGTCCTCGTGCTGCTGACCGGCATCGGCCTCACCTTCACGCCTTCGGCGGGCGAGACGACGATCCGGCTGCTGCCCCTGATCCTGATCGCCGCCGTGGCGACGCTTCTCATCGGCGCGCTCGCCTCGCTGCTCCTCGCCCGTCTGGGGCGGATCGATCGGGCGACGGCTTTCTTCTGCTCCGTCCCGGGCGGTCCGGCGGAGATGAGCGTCCTCGGAGCGCGCCAGGGCGCGGAGCTGGCGCCGATCGCGATCAGCCAGCTCCTGCGCATCGTCTGCATCGTCCTCGTCATTCCGCCGACGCTCACCGTCCTCGGCATGCGCGGCGACTTCACGACGAGCTTCCCCGACCTCGGCTTCCACCCGCTGGGTCTCGTCGTCACGCTCGGGGTCTCGCTCGCCGCGTCCCTCGCGCTCGTCAAGCTGAAGGTGAACTCGGCCTTCCTGATCGGCCCGCTCGGCGTCGGCATCCTGCTCGGCTTCACCGAGGCGGGGCTGTCGACCGTGCCGCGCTGGATGATGATGGGATCGCAGGTTTTCATGGGCGTCTTCCTCGGCGCCCAGTTCACACCCAGCGTCATGCGCCGGATGCGCCGCTTCCTGCCCGTCGCCATCGGCAACGTCTTCCTCGTCACCGGCGGCTGCGCGCTGCTCGGCACCCTCATCCACTTCTTCGACGAGGAGTCGGTGCCGACGATGATCCTCGCCACCGCGCCCGGCAGCGTGACGGAGATGTCGATCACCGCGCAGGCGCTCGGCTTCAACGTGCCGGTCGTGACCGCCTTCCACGTCATCCGCATCCTCCTGGTGATCATCCTCGTCACGCCGGCCTTCAACGTGCTGCGCGCGGCCGGCGTGATTGCCCCCGCCGATCCCGAGCTCCTCCGAAACACGAAGGCCGCAGAATGAGCATCGCCGACCCGACCGCCCTGCCGGCGCAAGGTGTCTTCCCGCCCACCGCGACGGAGGCGGCGAGGGACATCGCGGCCGGCCGCCTGTCCCCGACCGAGCTGGTCGCGATGTGCCTGAAGCGCATCGACGAGGTGGACGGGCGCCTCCACACCTACATCACCCTCGACGCCGAGGGCGCGCTCGCCGCCGCCGCGGAGGCCGAGGCTGAGATCGCCGCCGGGCGCCACCGCGGGCCGCTCCACGGCATTCCGTTCGCCGTGAAGGACAACTACGACGCGGCCGGTCTGCCGACGACCGGTGGTTCGCGGATGCTGGAAGGCAACGTTCCGGAGGTGGACTCCACCCCGGTCGCGCGGATGAAGGCGGCCGGCGCGGTGCTGATGGGCAAGCTCGGCACCTGGGAGTACGGCACCGGCAACGGCGGCGAGTACTTCGACCTCCCGATCGAGACGACGCGCAATCCGTGGGACACCGCGCGCTTCGCCGGCGGCTCGTCCACCGGGGCGGGGTCGGCCGTCGCGGCGGGCACCACCGTGCTCGCGCTCGGCTCCGACACCACCGGCTCGGTGCGCCTGCCGGCGAGCGCATGCGGCGTCGTCGGCGTGCGTGCGACGCACGGGCTGGTGCCGCGGGCCGGCCTCATCGCCAACTGCTACTCGATGGACGTGCCGGGGCCGTTCACCTGGACCGTCGCCGACGCCGCCCTCGTCCTCGAGGCGGTCACGGGCCACGATCCGCGGGACGTGTCGAGCGCGGCCGTGCCGCCGTTCGTGCGCCCGCCGGCGATGGGGGGCTCCGTCGCCGGGCTGCGCATCGGGGTCATCCGCGACGTCGGCCCGGGCTTTGTGCCGGATCCCGAGATGACGGCCGCCTTCGAGGCCGGTCTCGGCGTGCTGAAGGACCTCGGCGCCGACCTGCGCGAGACGGCCTTCCCGGTGCCCGTCCCGGACCAGTTCGCGGTCGCCTCGATCATCGGCCCGGCCGAGTCGGCGGCGATCCACGAGGACGAGCTGACCCACAAGAGCGCGATGATGGGCTACGGCCTGCGCGACAAGCTGCTGAAGGGCGCCATGATCCGCGCGGCGGACTACATCGCCGCCCAGCGCCAGCGCCGTGCCATCGCGGACGGGATCGAGGCGATGATGTCCTCCTTCGATGCGATCGTGACCTACGGCGCCTGCCACGTCGCCCCGCGCATCGACGATCAGGCCGAGATGATCGCCTTCACGGCCGAGACCGCGCTCACCCCCTTCAGCCTCTCGTCCCACCCGACACTGGTGCAGTGCACCGGCTTCACGGCCGCGGGGCTGCCGCTGCACTGGCAGATCGCCGGGCCGTACTTCGGCGAAGCGACCATCCTGTCCATCGCCGCCGCCTTCGAGGCGGCCACCCCCTACCGGCAGAGGAGGCCGAACCTGTGAACGATCTGTCCTCGAAGGTCGACGCCACCGAGATCGTCCATCTGTCGATCGCGGACGCGTCCCGTCTCATTGCGGCGCGCAAGCTGTCCCCGGTGGAGCTGGTCTCCGCCTTCCTCGCCCGCATCGAGGCGACGGAGGAGCGGCTGCACGCCTACATCACCGTCCTCGCCGACGAGGCGATGGCGGCGGCGAAGGTCGCCGAGGCGGAGATCGCCGCAGGCCGCTACAAGGGGCCGCTCCACGGCATCCCGTTCGCGGTAAAGGACAACTACCATGTGAAGGGGGTCCGCACGACCGGCGGCTCGCGTCTGATGCTCGACTACGTTGCCGACGAGACGGCGACGACGATCGAGAATCTCGTCGCCGCCGGCGCGATCCTCCTAGGCAAGCTGAACACCTGGGAGTACGGCACCGGCAACGGCGAGGTGCATCCGGACCTGCCGTTCCCGCTCGCCCGCAACCCCTGGAACACGGACCACTTCACCGGCGGCTCCTCCACCGGCGCGGGCGTCTCCGTCGCCGCGGGCAGCGCCATGTTCGCGCTCGGGTCCGACACCGGCGGATCGGTGCGCCTTCCGGCCGCGGCGGCCGGCGTCCAGGGCATGAAGGCGACCTACGGCGTCGTCAGCCGCGCCGGCATCCTGCCCAACTGCTGGACGCTCGACGTCGCCGGCCCGCTGACCTGGACGAGCGAGGACAACGCCATCGTCCTCGAGACCATGGCGGGCTACGACCCGCGCGACCCGCAGTCCCTCGACCGTCCCGTGCCGCCCTTCGCGCGCGGCATCGGCACCGGGATCAAGGGCATGACCATCGGCGTCGTGCGCGACCTCGGCGAGGACGCTCCGCCGATGCAGGCCGAGACGGCCGCCAATCTCGCCGCCATGGAGCCCGTCCTGAGGGAACTCGGCGCGACGATCGTCGACCTCACCCTGCCGGCGACGCTCTCCGAGTACCGGCTCATCACCGGGGCCATCAACTGGGGCGAGTCGTTCTCGATCCACGAGAAGGACTTCATGGAGCGCCACCACCTCATGGGCGCGGCGCTGAAGGCCAAGATGATCGCCGGCTTCCACATGCGCGCGGTGGACTATATCGCCGCCCAGCGCCGCCGCCGCGAGCTGGCGGTCGCCACCGACGCGGCGATCCGCTCCGTCGACGCCGTGCTCGCCCCGTGCACGCTGCTGGCGGCGCCCACGTTCGACGACCAGGAGATCCTGACGCGCTTCACCTTCGGTGCGGCGACCTCGATCTTCAACGTCTCGGGCCACCCGGCGATCTCCGTCGCCAACGGCTTCGACGCCAAGGGCCTGCCGACCAGCGCCCAGTTCGTCGGCCGCTATTTCGACGAGGCCACGCTCTACCGCCTCGCCCACGCCTACGAGATCGCGGCCAACACCCGCGCCGTCCGTCCTTCCCTCTGACATCCGAGCTCGATCCATGACAACTCCCTGGACTCCCGAGGAAATCGCCGCCTTCGCGGCCCGCTACGGCCTCACGGATCTGACGCCCGAGATGCTGGACCGGATGCGCGAGATCGCCGACAAGGTCGCCGAGGCGAGCGCCGCCATCCCGCGCATGCCGCGCAAGGACGACGAGCCGGCGCCCGTCTTCCGCGTGCCGCTGGGTTGAGGCTGCCGGCAATGGAGCCTTTTGAGCTATCTGCCGCCGGGGCCTCCCGGGCGATCGCCGACGGCAGCCTCACCGCCGAGGCGCTGACGCGCTCCTGTCTGGAGCGCATCGCCGCCCGCGAGGAGGCGGTGAAGGCCTGGATCTACGTCGACCGGCGCGAGGCGATCGCCGCCGCGCGCGAGTGCGACAAGGAAATCGCCGCGACGGGCGGGCCGAAGACCCCGCTCCACGGCATCCCCATCGGCGTCAAGGACGTCATCGACGTCGAAGGCATGCCCACCACCTTCAACAGCGCCTTCTATCAGGACTATGCGCCCGCCCGGGACGCCGAGTGCGTGCGCGTCGTGCGCGCGTGCGGTGCGGTGATCCTCGGCAAGACCGACACGGTCGAGTTCGCCGCCGGCGGGCGCAAGGCGCTGACCCGCCATCCGATGAACCCGGATTACTCGCCCGGCGGTTCCTCCTCCGGGTCGGCCGCCGCCGTCGGCGACTGGCACGTGCCCATCGCCTTCGGCACGCAGACGGCGGGCTCGCTCATCCGCCCCGCGTCCTACAACGGCCTCTACGCGCTGAAGCCGACCCATGCCTCGGTCGCCTGGCCGGGCGCGGG
Above is a genomic segment from Acuticoccus sediminis containing:
- a CDS encoding ABC transporter substrate-binding protein, giving the protein MAGVAGLAMAASLPFSAAFADDEKVLRVGMTVADVPQTTGQANQGGEGTRFIGLTLYDALINWDLSKSEVPSVLRPGLATEWSVDDDTQTVWTFKLREGVKFHDGSDFTADAVVWNLEKLLNKESPQYDASQAAQASQWFGAIASYEKIDDMTVAITTKEPDATFPYQIAGIMYSSPAQWDKLGGDWGKFAQEPSGTGPFMLDRLVPRERAELVKNPNYWDPDRVPASDRVILMCMPDASTRVAALLSGQVDFIEAPSPDAVPRLKSSGMQIVTNVYPHIWPYQLSYQPDSPFLDLKVRKAANLAIDRESLSQFLGGLAVPAKGQVTEGHPWFGNPTFDITYDPEQALSLMQEAGYGPDKPLHIKLLISTSGSGQMQPLPMNEFIAENLTAVGFDVEFEVFEWEALRARRRAGAMAPENEGADGLNNSWAFWDPNIGILQAAASDMTPPRGFNWGGYSNPEIDELAKKAKVAFDPAEQDKLLGEIHTKMVDDAMWIWVVHDLNPRALGPNVKGFVQAQNWYQDLTPVYVDN
- a CDS encoding ABC transporter permease; the encoded protein is MLLYVIRRLLLAIPIAIGVTIVCFSLIHLAPGDPLSTVLPDNATPEVVAEIRAAYGFDKPLPIQYLVWLGNVASGDFGLSIQSRRPVLGDIIPAVKNTMILAFAAVLIGFPFGTILGAIAGYRQGSATDKVVTAISITGVSVPHYWLGIVLVVIFAVNMGVLPAMGMGPGGQSDFALNWAHLKHLLLPAITLSVIPAGIIARSVRATVADVRKKDFVSTLRAKGLSPSRVFLHVAKNAAPVVLAVCGLQFAQLLGGSILVETVFSWPGTGFLMNSAIFTRDLPVLQGTILVLSLFFVVINLLVDVLQTVFDPRIRRG
- a CDS encoding ABC transporter permease; amino-acid sequence: MTDATVTTIAPARAAAPVPATLGYWGGVARRLRRDPLTLICLGVILAIVLAAIFAPFVSPADPYKTSMMARLKPVGTPGHLLGTDELGRDMLARLIYGGRISLFTGVTPVVLATLLGGVLGLAAGFFGGLVNTVIMRTMDVFYAFPSVLLAVAISGALGAGLLNVLIALTVVFIPPICRIAESVTTQARSEDYVEAARATGAATWRIIAVHVLPNVMGPVFIYASSLNSVSIVIASGLSFLGLGVSPPQADWGLMLNTLRQSIYIAPGQAVIPGVMIFITSMCFNLMSDGLRGAMDVKE
- a CDS encoding ABC transporter ATP-binding protein, producing the protein MTDTLSLAPKASPRTHPVADRGGPRQPMLIVEDLKKHFPIKSGGAFGGVRSTVKAVDGVNFTVAKRETLGVVGESGCGKSTMARLLSHLIIPDEGSIIFDGDKVGSSGGISVRDLRRQMQMVFQDSYSSLNPRLPIVDSIAFGPKASGVKKSVARARAEEILGLVGLNPRQFARRYPHQLSGGQRQRVNIARALAMEPRLVVLDEAVSALDKSVEAQVLNLLARLKEQFELTYIFISHDLNVVQYISDRVLVMYLGQVVEIGDVDELYERPCHPYTQALLSSRPSMDPARRRTEPPLSGDPPNPVNLPSGCRFRTRCALAEDVCARVAPKLTPLPGSASHPVACHARIPGGGHSLSPAA
- a CDS encoding ABC transporter ATP-binding protein — its product is MMSPGASQRAETPPDAPAVPKDRLVTVEDLNVRFVSRDDDVSILNGVSFTLDKGEVLCLLGESGSGKSVTLRALMRLLPGNARISGKVMVDGNDIAGMKERHLRRLRGSTVAMIFQEPMTALDPVFTIGQQIVETLRAHKGLSDGAARKRALELLELVQIPNAPARLKAYPHELSGGLRQRAMIALALSCDPKLLLADEPTTALDATVQIQVLLLLRELQQELGMATVFVTHDIGVACEIADRVGVMYAGRLVEGADVGRIIKEPLHPYTSALMRSTVHAGMRGQVLDSIPGAPPDLAALPPGCAFAPRCQEARALCTKDQPDVTSLPAGRTVRCHIHGAEAAWRASPPLGE
- a CDS encoding AbrB family transcriptional regulator, yielding MTLSTFGLFLATHILGALGGAGAYALGVPLAWMIGSLVVTAIITLSGFPTTTRRVCRNGGVLVLLTGIGLTFTPSAGETTIRLLPLILIAAVATLLIGALASLLLARLGRIDRATAFFCSVPGGPAEMSVLGARQGAELAPIAISQLLRIVCIVLVIPPTLTVLGMRGDFTTSFPDLGFHPLGLVVTLGVSLAASLALVKLKVNSAFLIGPLGVGILLGFTEAGLSTVPRWMMMGSQVFMGVFLGAQFTPSVMRRMRRFLPVAIGNVFLVTGGCALLGTLIHFFDEESVPTMILATAPGSVTEMSITAQALGFNVPVVTAFHVIRILLVIILVTPAFNVLRAAGVIAPADPELLRNTKAAE
- a CDS encoding amidase; translated protein: MSIADPTALPAQGVFPPTATEAARDIAAGRLSPTELVAMCLKRIDEVDGRLHTYITLDAEGALAAAAEAEAEIAAGRHRGPLHGIPFAVKDNYDAAGLPTTGGSRMLEGNVPEVDSTPVARMKAAGAVLMGKLGTWEYGTGNGGEYFDLPIETTRNPWDTARFAGGSSTGAGSAVAAGTTVLALGSDTTGSVRLPASACGVVGVRATHGLVPRAGLIANCYSMDVPGPFTWTVADAALVLEAVTGHDPRDVSSAAVPPFVRPPAMGGSVAGLRIGVIRDVGPGFVPDPEMTAAFEAGLGVLKDLGADLRETAFPVPVPDQFAVASIIGPAESAAIHEDELTHKSAMMGYGLRDKLLKGAMIRAADYIAAQRQRRAIADGIEAMMSSFDAIVTYGACHVAPRIDDQAEMIAFTAETALTPFSLSSHPTLVQCTGFTAAGLPLHWQIAGPYFGEATILSIAAAFEAATPYRQRRPNL
- a CDS encoding amidase → MNDLSSKVDATEIVHLSIADASRLIAARKLSPVELVSAFLARIEATEERLHAYITVLADEAMAAAKVAEAEIAAGRYKGPLHGIPFAVKDNYHVKGVRTTGGSRLMLDYVADETATTIENLVAAGAILLGKLNTWEYGTGNGEVHPDLPFPLARNPWNTDHFTGGSSTGAGVSVAAGSAMFALGSDTGGSVRLPAAAAGVQGMKATYGVVSRAGILPNCWTLDVAGPLTWTSEDNAIVLETMAGYDPRDPQSLDRPVPPFARGIGTGIKGMTIGVVRDLGEDAPPMQAETAANLAAMEPVLRELGATIVDLTLPATLSEYRLITGAINWGESFSIHEKDFMERHHLMGAALKAKMIAGFHMRAVDYIAAQRRRRELAVATDAAIRSVDAVLAPCTLLAAPTFDDQEILTRFTFGAATSIFNVSGHPAISVANGFDAKGLPTSAQFVGRYFDEATLYRLAHAYEIAANTRAVRPSL